A genomic window from Xyrauchen texanus isolate HMW12.3.18 chromosome 15, RBS_HiC_50CHRs, whole genome shotgun sequence includes:
- the LOC127655724 gene encoding tumor necrosis factor receptor superfamily member 1A-like has protein sequence MADKQGQRLRELPLCILILLVIVGITVGASNKEDCSKTQYRHDGVCCDKCALGHKLIKKCSSGMKTTCEKCTNGTYQDNMNYFPNCFRCMKCSKRKHAVVISPCTYQNNTVCGCQPGYRMRVYGRFSWDCVPHKNAYVIL, from the exons ATGGCAGATAAGCAAGGACAACGTTTGAGAGAACTTCCTCTTTGCATTTTGATACTATTGGTG ATCGTTGGCATTACAGTGGGTGCAAGCAACAAAGAGGATTGCTCAAAAACTCAATACAGGCATGATGGAGTCTGCTGTGATAAATGTGCTCTAG GACATAAGTTGATAAAGAAATGCTCCAGTGGCATGAAAACTACATGTGAGAAATGTACAAATGGGACCTACCAAGACAACATGAATTATTTCCCAAACTGCTTCAGATGCATGAAATGTAGCAAGCGAA AGCATGCAGTGGTGATTTCTCCGTGTACATACCAAAATAACACTGTTTGTGGATGTCAGCCTGGATACCGCATGAGGGTCTATGGTAGATTTTCTTGGGATTGTGTCCCCCATAAAAACGCTTATGTAATCTTATAA